The following is a genomic window from Candidatus Hydrogenedentota bacterium.
ATGGTTGCCGTTGGCGTAGGCGGCGCAGACGCTGTGGACGTGATGGCGGGGATGCCTTGGGAATTAAAGTTTCCGAAATTAATCGGCGTCCATCTCAAGGGCAGTCTGAACGGCTGGGCTTCGTCCAAAGACATTATTTTAAAAGTAGCCGATATTCTGACCGTAAAAGGCGGTACCGGCGCGATTATCGAATATTTTGGTGAGGGCGCGGAAAGCATATCCTGTACCGGCAAAGGTACCGTGTGTAATATGGGCGCAGAAGTAGGCGCTACAACCTCCCTATTTGCCTTTGATAACAGTATGGTTCGTTATCTCACCTCTACAGGCAGACAGGAAGTTGCTGAAGCTGCCCTTGCTGTTGAAGCGTGTTTGCGGCCCGACCCCGAAGTCTACGAGAACCCCGCTGAATACTATGATCAGCTTATTGAAATTGATCTTGATACGCTGGAGCCCCTTCTCAACGGACCTTTTACGCCGGACTTGGCGACGCCTGTTTCTAAGATGAGAACAGTGGCAGAAAAAGCCAATTGGCCCTGCACGGTAGAGGTCGGGCTCATCGGCTCGTGTACCAATTCTTCTTATGAAGACATGACCCGTGCCGCGAGCATTGCGCGACAGGCCCATGAAAAAGGGCTGCGGGCTAAATCAGAATTTACGATTACGCCCGGTTCGGAGCAAGTGCGTTTTACGTTAGAACGCGATGGCATTTTGGATGCCTTCACCGATGTGGGCGGGGTTATACTCGCCAACGCTTGCGGCCCGTGCATTGGTCAGTGGGCGCGTCATCGTTCAGGGCCCGACGACGAAAACAACACCATTGTTACGTCCTTCAACCGTAATTTTGCGAAACGTAATGACGGTAACCCCAAGACCCATGCCTTTGTCACTTCTCCGGAGATGGTGACCGCCCTCGCCTTGGCGGGCGATCTTCGCTTTAATCCCGCTACGGACAGCTTGATAAATGACAAAGGAGAAGAAGTGCGCCTTGAACCTCCTACCGGCGAAGAACTACCTGAACGGGGATTTGATTGTGAGGACTGCGGCTACGTTCCCCCCGCATCGGATGGAACAAGTATTGAAGTTATTGTACAGCCTGATTCTCAGCGTCTCCACCTGTTGGAAGCTTTCCCCGCCAATGCTGAATCCACGCTGAAAGACCTGCGCGTACTCTTGAAAGCCTTGGGAAAATGTACGACCGACCATATCAGTATGGCGGGACCTTGGCTGCGCTTCAGAGGGCACTTGGACAATATTTCCAACAACTGTTTTATTGGTGCGACGAACGCTTTTAACAGCGAAGTGAACAACGTCAAAAATCTATTGACCGGGGAATATGGTGATATTCCGGGTACTGCGCGCGCCTATAAGGCCGCCGGTGTGGCGACCCTCGTCGTTGGCGATGAAAACTACGGGGAAGGTTCGTCGCGGGAGCATGCGGCTATGGAACCCCGACATCTTGGCGTACGTGTCGTATTGGTACGGAGTTTTGCACGTATTCATGAAACTAATTTGAAAAAACAGGGTGTTTTGGCGCTCACCTTTGCCAATCCTGCTGATTACGATTTGATCTTAGAAGATGATACCGTGGACATCCTCAATCTGGATGATTTCGCGCCCAACAATACCATCGACATTGTGCTGCGTCATGCTGATGGCAGCACCGATACGATCAAGGCGAACCATAGTTATAACGAGACGCAAATTGCGTGGTACCGTGCCGGCAGCGCCTTGAATCTCATTCGCGCCCAAGAAGCGTGACCCATGGGCGGCGCTATCCGCCCCGTTGACCGGATCGTCCGCAAATATGCAGAACAATTAACCGCCATTTGGCTGTATTTCAGGAGTAAGCGTGTTCAACCTTCGCAAATACCGCCTTGTCCTGACCAGTGTTGGTGTACTCTTTTTTTTGTTCGTAGTGGTCATACTCCTTATTCCCGACGAATTTTGTAAACTTCGTATTGAAATTGAAGGAGAGGGTTCCGTCTCACCGGACACGCTGCTTACCTTTGAGCGCGGGACAACAGCCCAATTGACTGCCCAAGCCAAGCCCAACAGCAATAAAATCTTTTCCCATTGGGAGGGGGATCTTTCCGGGACCGATCCGCAAATCAGTTTTGTCGTATCGCAATCGATGAATATTAAAGCTGTTTTTTCCGAGGCTTTCCCGTCGGGGTTGGTCTACCATTCCCTCAACATCGTTGCGTCGGGAACAGGGCGCGGCACGCTTCTGCCGCAGCCGGGTTCCTATTTTCATGAATCAGGTAAAAACCTTCATGTGGAAGCGCGCCCCGAAGAGGGGAGTTATTTTGCCGGATGGTTTGAAGTCTCTCCGCAAACGAGCGGCATACAAGAACGAACGCCCTACTATGAACATTCTTTCGTTCTTCGGGAGGACACGGTCTTGATCGCCACTTTCCTGCGCGAAGGCTATTGTCTTGAAATTGACAGGAGCGCTTTGGGAAATGTGGCGCCTGAACGTGGTACCTACGCCCTTGCCGCCGGATTAGAATGGCGGATTTGGGCGCTGCCGGAGCCGGGCTGCCGCTTGAAACATTGGGAAAACGGAGCCGGCGAAATTTGTCACGTCCCTCTCCATGAAGACGATTTGTCATTCTATGTCTGCCCGGTTACTGACGGGGTGTATCGTGCCGTTTTTGAAAAAGCTGAACGGAAGTTCTCTTTTAACATAGAGGAGGAAGGCAAAGGACGCGGAAGGGTTATCCCTTCTTTTGAGAGCGAAGAAGAAACTGCGCTCATTCCTTATGGTCAAGTAATTTCGCTTCAGGCAATTCCATTGGATTCAGATTCCGCTTTTTACGGATGGTCGGGAAGGCTCCCCAAAGAATCTGCGAATACCCAAGCCCTTGCTCCGGAAATCTATGTGGCCATGACTGAAGATTGTCAGCTTACGGCGCACTTTGGTGATGCACAAACCCGGCTGACCGTGGAATCTTGGGTGGAGGGCAAAGCTGAAACGGTGGCTGCATCCTCTTTGACACCGGCCCCGGGCAGCTACGGCTTTGCCGGTGATTATACGACCGTGATGCTGTGTGCCTCTTTGCACGCACATGAAGCGCTTGCCTTTGATCATTGGGAAGGTGATCTACCTGAATCTTCTGATAGGCGGGCGATGACCTTGCAGTTGCCCATGAATAAGGATCGTCATATACAGGCGCATTTTATCAAGGATGAAACCCTTCCTTTGGTCTTGAGTTCTACGGGGGGAGGATCTATGAGTCCCGCGCCGGGCAG
Proteins encoded in this region:
- a CDS encoding aconitate hydratase produces the protein MVAVGVGGADAVDVMAGMPWELKFPKLIGVHLKGSLNGWASSKDIILKVADILTVKGGTGAIIEYFGEGAESISCTGKGTVCNMGAEVGATTSLFAFDNSMVRYLTSTGRQEVAEAALAVEACLRPDPEVYENPAEYYDQLIEIDLDTLEPLLNGPFTPDLATPVSKMRTVAEKANWPCTVEVGLIGSCTNSSYEDMTRAASIARQAHEKGLRAKSEFTITPGSEQVRFTLERDGILDAFTDVGGVILANACGPCIGQWARHRSGPDDENNTIVTSFNRNFAKRNDGNPKTHAFVTSPEMVTALALAGDLRFNPATDSLINDKGEEVRLEPPTGEELPERGFDCEDCGYVPPASDGTSIEVIVQPDSQRLHLLEAFPANAESTLKDLRVLLKALGKCTTDHISMAGPWLRFRGHLDNISNNCFIGATNAFNSEVNNVKNLLTGEYGDIPGTARAYKAAGVATLVVGDENYGEGSSREHAAMEPRHLGVRVVLVRSFARIHETNLKKQGVLALTFANPADYDLILEDDTVDILNLDDFAPNNTIDIVLRHADGSTDTIKANHSYNETQIAWYRAGSALNLIRAQEA